One part of the Algibacter sp. L1A34 genome encodes these proteins:
- a CDS encoding AI-2E family transporter — translation MKHISPQIIRQIFVLLLIILMGTLIIKETLPYLSGVLGAITIYVILKKPMKKLTDKGWYPNMAALFLMMMSFLCIMVPVAGLAVMMGSKIQYAVDNSQKVINAGKGQLEKVESYFNINTASDIDTGAITSWLSDKLQNFAGGTFNMVISITLMYFLLFFMLTNRKKLKESLYEYIPIKDENLKTIGKETNANVKANALGIPLVAIGQGIVSLIGFLIFGISDPFFWAAIVTVGSMIPFVGSALGTIPVFLLALSNGDNFQAWGILIYGIVAIGATDNVFRLYILKRLDDVHPLITLVGVLVGVPLFGFIGLIFGPLLVSLFLIVLRIYKKQYGETQ, via the coding sequence ATGAAACATATCAGCCCACAAATTATTAGACAAATTTTCGTTCTGCTACTCATAATTCTAATGGGTACTCTCATAATCAAGGAAACTCTACCCTATTTAAGTGGTGTTCTTGGGGCAATAACTATTTATGTTATTCTAAAAAAACCAATGAAAAAATTAACTGATAAAGGTTGGTACCCTAATATGGCAGCCCTCTTTTTAATGATGATGTCTTTTTTGTGTATTATGGTTCCCGTAGCTGGTTTAGCAGTTATGATGGGAAGTAAAATTCAATATGCGGTTGATAACTCTCAGAAAGTGATTAATGCCGGAAAAGGACAATTAGAAAAAGTAGAATCGTATTTCAATATAAACACGGCTTCCGATATAGATACTGGAGCCATTACATCTTGGTTATCAGATAAATTACAAAATTTTGCAGGTGGCACATTTAATATGGTAATATCCATAACTTTAATGTACTTCCTTTTGTTTTTTATGTTAACCAATAGAAAAAAATTAAAAGAATCTTTATATGAATATATACCTATAAAAGATGAAAACCTAAAAACCATAGGCAAGGAAACTAACGCCAATGTAAAAGCAAATGCACTCGGTATTCCTTTAGTAGCCATTGGTCAAGGTATTGTGAGCCTAATTGGCTTTTTAATATTCGGCATTTCCGATCCATTTTTCTGGGCAGCCATTGTTACCGTTGGATCTATGATTCCGTTTGTAGGTAGCGCATTGGGTACCATTCCCGTGTTTTTATTAGCCTTATCAAACGGTGATAATTTCCAAGCTTGGGGAATATTAATTTACGGTATTGTAGCTATTGGGGCCACCGATAATGTGTTTAGACTATATATATTAAAAAGGCTCGACGATGTACACCCTTTAATAACCTTAGTGGGCGTTTTGGTTGGGGTACCACTATTCGGTTTTATCGGGTTAATCTTCGGGCCTTTATTAGTTAGTTTATTCCTTATTGTACTTCGCATTTACAAAAAGCAATACGGAGAAACCCAATAA
- a CDS encoding NAD-dependent succinate-semialdehyde dehydrogenase has product MITTNNPFNNKDIETYKLHTESEVQEIINKGSNAFKSWKMKSIGDRTDMLNKVSQLLLERKQEYAELMTKEMGKPISQSIAEIEKCSAVCDFYVKNAAYFLADELIKTDAKESFISYDPSGTILAIMPWNYPFWQVMRFAAPTLTAGNTAILKHASNTTGCALAMQQLFIDAGYPEGCFQTVLIGHEDIETIIAHQSVTGVTLTGSEKAGRSIAALAGKHLKKSVMELGGNNACIILEDAKLEKHIDTIVMARMQNAGQSCIAAKRFIVVDAIYDEFIEAFKKRVAEIKKGDPMEEDTEIGVMARKDLVEGLEKQVEDSIKKGAKVTYGYNNDGNYFEPTILEDVKPGMPAFDEELFGPVAAIIRVADKQEAIETATHSKFGLGTMIFTKDLEAARKLISDIPDGAFFINDMVKSDPQLPFGGTKASGYGRELSQEGILEFVNKKTVYIKK; this is encoded by the coding sequence ATGATAACAACTAATAATCCCTTTAATAATAAGGATATAGAGACTTATAAATTACATACTGAGTCTGAAGTACAGGAAATAATTAATAAAGGCTCGAATGCTTTTAAAAGTTGGAAGATGAAATCTATTGGTGATAGAACTGATATGCTTAATAAGGTATCTCAATTGCTACTAGAAAGAAAACAGGAATACGCAGAACTCATGACCAAAGAAATGGGTAAACCTATTTCACAGAGTATAGCCGAAATAGAAAAGTGTAGTGCAGTTTGCGACTTTTATGTAAAAAATGCGGCTTATTTTTTAGCCGATGAATTAATTAAAACCGATGCCAAAGAGAGTTTTATTAGTTATGATCCTTCTGGTACTATTTTAGCCATTATGCCATGGAACTATCCGTTTTGGCAAGTTATGCGCTTTGCTGCGCCAACACTTACTGCTGGTAATACAGCTATTTTAAAACATGCGTCTAACACCACAGGTTGTGCCTTGGCTATGCAGCAATTGTTTATAGATGCTGGATATCCAGAAGGTTGTTTTCAAACCGTATTAATAGGCCATGAGGATATTGAAACTATTATAGCTCACCAAAGTGTTACTGGTGTTACCCTTACCGGAAGTGAAAAAGCAGGACGTAGCATTGCAGCTTTAGCCGGAAAGCATTTAAAGAAATCGGTTATGGAATTGGGCGGAAATAACGCTTGTATTATTCTAGAAGATGCAAAATTAGAAAAGCATATCGATACTATAGTAATGGCAAGAATGCAAAACGCCGGACAAAGCTGTATTGCCGCTAAACGTTTTATTGTGGTCGATGCTATTTACGATGAATTTATAGAAGCCTTTAAAAAACGTGTTGCTGAAATTAAAAAAGGAGATCCTATGGAGGAAGATACCGAAATAGGCGTAATGGCTAGAAAGGATTTAGTTGAAGGTTTAGAGAAACAAGTTGAAGACTCTATTAAAAAAGGCGCTAAAGTAACTTACGGTTATAATAACGACGGTAATTATTTTGAGCCGACTATTTTAGAAGATGTAAAACCAGGTATGCCAGCATTCGATGAGGAGCTTTTTGGACCAGTAGCAGCTATTATTCGTGTAGCGGATAAGCAAGAAGCTATAGAGACTGCAACACATTCTAAATTTGGTTTAGGTACCATGATTTTTACAAAAGACCTAGAAGCGGCTAGAAAGCTTATTAGTGATATTCCTGATGGCGCATTTTTTATAAATGATATGGTAAAATCGGATCCTCAATTACCTTTTGGAGGTACAAAGGCTTCTGGTTATGGACGCGAATTGTCTCAGGAAGGTATATTAGAATTCGTAAATAAGAAAACGGTATATATCAAGAAATAA
- a CDS encoding NAD-dependent succinate-semialdehyde dehydrogenase: MSNTNDKTNFETINPATGETIATYKYMDSKEAASKVKDAHNAFLKWKLTSLDERAKIIKSIGKTLEKNKDAYAKLMTQEMGKLISQSYEEIELCIGICDYTATEGLKHLQDEHRPLYDGGKGTIHYSPIGVIYGIQPWNFPLYQPIRYSIANLMAGNGVLLKHAKNVTGSAIMLKKIYEEAGLPKDLFQVLVINHDVSDEIIANDAVRGVTLTGSSGAGKHVAIKSAEVLKKTVLELGSNDAYVVLDDADIDLAAEVCAKARIYNNGQTCVAAKRFIVADSAYDAFKEKFVSLMESMELGDPTNSDTDLGPIARKDLREELHNKVTKSVENGAKILCGGEIPNTKGYFYPSTVLDNVKPGQPAYSDELFGPVASLIKAKDNEDAMRIANDSKFGLGGGIFSKNEEKALELAKNHFDTGMIHINSYGLAYPNMPFGGVKDSGYGREHGGFGVREFTNAKAITQQK, from the coding sequence ATGAGTAATACAAACGATAAAACCAATTTTGAGACTATTAATCCTGCAACAGGAGAAACGATAGCAACATATAAATATATGGACAGCAAAGAAGCTGCCAGCAAAGTAAAAGACGCACATAACGCCTTCTTGAAGTGGAAATTAACATCTTTAGATGAACGTGCAAAAATTATAAAATCTATTGGTAAAACTTTAGAGAAAAATAAGGATGCTTACGCTAAACTTATGACTCAGGAAATGGGTAAACTAATTTCACAGAGTTATGAAGAAATAGAATTGTGTATTGGCATTTGCGACTATACCGCTACAGAAGGTTTAAAACATTTACAAGATGAACACAGACCACTTTATGATGGTGGAAAAGGAACTATACATTATTCACCAATAGGTGTGATTTATGGTATTCAACCCTGGAATTTCCCGTTATATCAACCTATTCGTTATTCTATAGCCAACTTAATGGCAGGAAACGGTGTTTTACTTAAACACGCCAAAAACGTAACAGGATCGGCTATTATGCTGAAGAAAATATATGAAGAAGCAGGACTTCCAAAAGACTTGTTTCAGGTATTAGTAATTAATCACGATGTATCGGATGAAATTATTGCCAACGATGCCGTTAGAGGTGTTACCTTAACAGGGAGTTCTGGAGCCGGAAAACACGTAGCTATAAAATCTGCCGAAGTATTAAAGAAAACCGTTTTAGAACTTGGTAGTAACGATGCTTATGTTGTTTTAGACGATGCTGATATCGACTTAGCAGCAGAAGTTTGTGCCAAAGCTAGAATATACAATAACGGACAAACCTGTGTTGCCGCTAAACGTTTTATAGTAGCTGATAGTGCTTACGATGCTTTTAAAGAAAAATTTGTAAGCCTTATGGAGAGTATGGAACTTGGTGATCCCACAAATTCGGATACCGATTTAGGCCCTATAGCTCGAAAAGATTTAAGAGAAGAACTACATAATAAAGTAACAAAAAGTGTTGAAAACGGTGCTAAAATTTTATGCGGTGGCGAAATACCGAACACAAAAGGTTACTTCTACCCTTCTACTGTTTTAGATAACGTAAAACCAGGGCAACCTGCATATAGCGATGAGCTTTTTGGACCTGTAGCGTCTTTAATAAAAGCAAAAGATAATGAAGATGCTATGCGCATTGCCAATGATAGTAAGTTTGGTTTAGGTGGTGGTATTTTCAGTAAAAACGAAGAGAAAGCTTTAGAATTAGCCAAGAATCATTTTGATACAGGAATGATACATATTAATTCTTACGGCTTAGCGTATCCTAATATGCCTTTTGGAGGCGTAAAAGATTCGGGTTACGGAAGAGAACACGGTGGTTTTGGTGTACGCGAGTTTACTAATGCAAAAGCCATTACACAACAAAAATAA
- a CDS encoding NADPH-dependent F420 reductase has translation MKIGIIGSGKIGGNLGKHWAQAGHNVLFSSRHPEELGSLVKEAGANAKALTVTETFEAKADVYVLAMPFKAIDEIAEHYAGEYANSIILDATNPYPSRDGDMAQNVRDANYNASEYTAMKFGTAKTAKAFNTIQADHLKNRAFRMQDKLSVPFAAQDESSKNVVKELIEDIGFDAVYVGNLSDSKIMDPDQEIYGMSVSKTELLDTIHSQKSF, from the coding sequence ATGAAAATAGGAATAATAGGAAGCGGAAAAATTGGAGGAAATTTAGGAAAACATTGGGCACAAGCAGGCCATAACGTGCTATTTAGCTCGAGACACCCAGAAGAATTAGGAAGTCTTGTTAAGGAAGCTGGAGCCAATGCTAAAGCTTTGACTGTAACAGAAACTTTTGAAGCTAAAGCTGATGTTTATGTATTAGCCATGCCGTTTAAAGCCATTGACGAAATCGCAGAACATTACGCAGGCGAATATGCAAACAGCATCATTTTAGATGCTACTAATCCGTATCCATCTCGAGATGGCGATATGGCACAAAATGTAAGAGATGCTAATTATAATGCATCGGAATATACAGCCATGAAATTTGGTACAGCAAAAACAGCCAAAGCATTTAATACCATACAAGCCGATCACTTAAAAAATCGTGCTTTTAGAATGCAAGACAAACTATCTGTCCCTTTTGCAGCGCAAGACGAAAGTAGTAAAAACGTGGTAAAAGAACTTATAGAAGATATTGGTTTCGATGCTGTTTATGTTGGAAACTTAAGTGATTCTAAAATTATGGATCCCGATCAAGAAATTTACGGTATGTCGGTTTCTAAAACAGAACTTTTAGATACCATTCATTCTCAAAAATCATTTTAA
- a CDS encoding SDR family oxidoreductase, with translation MENILVAGANGTTGKKIVNLLNASQYFKPVAMVRKAEQEEQFKKDGIETVLGDLEKDISHTVKGIDKVIFAAGSGGKNVIDVDQEGAKKLVDASKKANVKKFVMLSSMGAENPEKASDLKSYLMAKHNADEYLKLSELTYTIVRPGSLTDNNATDHIELEKSLNKSGSISRADVAQTLVRSLHDDAAINQTFEIIEGNTLIGEALDTLS, from the coding sequence ATGGAAAATATATTAGTAGCTGGTGCCAACGGTACCACCGGAAAAAAAATAGTAAACTTATTAAATGCATCTCAATATTTTAAACCTGTTGCTATGGTTCGTAAAGCCGAACAAGAAGAACAGTTTAAAAAAGATGGTATAGAAACCGTTTTAGGAGATTTAGAAAAAGACATTTCTCATACTGTAAAAGGTATAGATAAAGTAATATTTGCAGCGGGTTCTGGAGGAAAAAACGTTATTGACGTAGATCAAGAAGGTGCAAAAAAATTAGTAGATGCTTCAAAAAAAGCCAATGTTAAGAAATTTGTTATGTTAAGTTCTATGGGAGCAGAAAACCCAGAAAAAGCAAGCGACTTAAAAAGCTACTTAATGGCTAAACATAATGCTGATGAATATTTAAAATTAAGCGAATTAACATATACTATTGTTAGACCAGGAAGCTTAACAGATAATAACGCCACAGACCATATTGAATTAGAAAAAAGTTTAAATAAAAGTGGTTCTATTAGTAGAGCCGATGTTGCTCAAACTTTAGTGAGATCACTACATGATGACGCCGCTATTAACCAAACTTTTGAAATTATAGAAGGTAATACTCTTATCGGAGAAGCTTTAGACACGCTATCTTAA
- a CDS encoding substrate-binding domain-containing protein: MITIKDIAKEAQVSEGTVDRVIHNRGGVSKKTEAKIREILNRHNFSVNPIASALAMKNKHIIATLMPKHNADDLFWKSPHIGILKAADDLKTFGIQVNNFSFNQYDALSYFDTFKTLLTSEPTAVIMVPNFSKETKKIVALLEDKNIPYLFLNIDIDGFKNMAFVGQDSYKAGYIAGKLMHFSSPNAETFLILQARHNILKNNAVSNRIKGFNDYFLKNNVSSKSQTLKLDSLDNTAETKEKINSYLIENPEIKGIFVPSSRIYIIVDCIENKTLENIKLIGFDNTPQNIECLLNDSVSFLISQKPFDQGYEAVRILTDYLVQNKAPNSKTYLPIDILIKENVKYNERNESAFENKED, encoded by the coding sequence ATGATTACTATAAAAGATATTGCAAAAGAAGCCCAAGTTTCCGAAGGTACAGTAGATCGTGTTATTCATAACCGTGGTGGCGTATCTAAAAAAACAGAAGCGAAAATTAGAGAAATTCTTAATCGTCATAACTTTAGTGTAAACCCTATTGCTAGTGCTCTTGCCATGAAAAACAAGCACATAATTGCAACGCTAATGCCTAAACATAATGCAGACGATTTATTTTGGAAATCACCACATATAGGCATTTTAAAAGCGGCCGATGATTTAAAAACTTTTGGTATTCAGGTTAACAATTTTTCTTTTAATCAATACGATGCACTCTCCTATTTCGATACTTTTAAAACCTTATTAACATCGGAACCTACGGCTGTAATAATGGTACCTAATTTTTCGAAAGAAACAAAAAAAATAGTAGCACTTTTAGAAGATAAAAATATTCCTTACTTATTTTTAAACATTGATATTGATGGGTTTAAAAACATGGCTTTTGTTGGGCAAGACTCTTACAAAGCTGGATATATTGCTGGAAAGTTAATGCATTTTAGCAGTCCAAATGCTGAAACTTTTTTAATTCTTCAGGCACGACATAATATATTAAAAAACAATGCCGTATCGAACCGAATAAAAGGATTCAATGATTATTTTCTAAAAAACAATGTTAGCTCTAAAAGCCAAACACTAAAATTAGATAGCTTAGATAATACGGCAGAAACTAAAGAAAAAATAAACAGCTATTTAATTGAAAACCCTGAAATTAAAGGCATTTTTGTTCCTTCGAGTAGAATTTACATTATTGTTGATTGTATAGAAAATAAAACCTTAGAAAATATTAAATTGATTGGTTTTGATAACACACCTCAAAACATTGAATGTTTATTAAACGATTCGGTTTCTTTTTTAATATCTCAAAAACCATTCGATCAGGGTTATGAAGCCGTGCGTATATTAACTGATTATTTGGTTCAAAATAAAGCACCAAATTCTAAGACATATTTACCCATCGATATTCTTATAAAAGAAAATGTAAAATATAATGAGCGTAATGAGTCTGCATTTGAAAATAAGGAAGATTAA
- a CDS encoding SDR family oxidoreductase: MSKVIVLTGAGGVICGALAKALAKEGHKIAVLDLRKEAADIIANEINADGGVAIGVAANVLEKESLQDAKDIVNAKLGPCDILINGAGGNHPLGTTSNPHFAEADLDNKTEGFKTFFDLDPTGIKFVFDLNFLGTLLPTQVFAKDMVGKKGCSILNISSMNAFTPLTKIPAYSGAKAAVSNFTQWLAVHFSKVGIRVNALAPGFFLTDQNRSLLTESDGSLTPRGNQIIEQTPMGKFGEPEDLIGTTLWLCGEGASFVTGVVIPIDGGFSAYSGV; this comes from the coding sequence ATGAGTAAAGTAATTGTTTTAACAGGAGCAGGAGGCGTTATTTGTGGCGCATTAGCCAAAGCATTAGCCAAAGAAGGTCATAAAATAGCCGTTCTAGATTTGCGCAAAGAAGCCGCAGATATTATTGCAAACGAGATTAATGCCGATGGAGGTGTTGCAATTGGTGTTGCTGCAAATGTTTTAGAAAAAGAATCGTTACAAGACGCTAAAGACATTGTGAATGCTAAATTAGGCCCTTGCGATATTTTAATAAACGGAGCAGGAGGAAACCACCCATTAGGAACAACTTCTAATCCTCATTTTGCTGAAGCAGATTTAGATAATAAAACAGAAGGATTTAAAACCTTTTTCGATTTAGATCCTACAGGAATTAAATTTGTATTCGATTTAAACTTTCTAGGCACTTTGTTACCAACACAAGTTTTTGCTAAAGATATGGTAGGCAAAAAAGGATGCAGTATTCTAAATATTTCATCTATGAATGCTTTTACACCGTTAACAAAAATACCAGCATACAGTGGTGCAAAAGCTGCCGTATCAAACTTTACACAATGGTTAGCAGTACACTTTTCTAAAGTGGGGATTCGTGTAAATGCATTAGCACCAGGTTTCTTTTTAACAGATCAAAACAGAAGTTTACTTACCGAAAGCGATGGTAGTTTAACACCACGTGGTAATCAAATTATAGAACAAACACCAATGGGTAAATTCGGTGAGCCGGAAGATCTAATAGGCACAACATTGTGGTTATGTGGAGAAGGCGCATCATTTGTAACAGGTGTTGTAATACCAATCGATGGCGGTTTTAGCGCTTATAGTGGTGTTTAA
- the hpf gene encoding ribosome hibernation-promoting factor, HPF/YfiA family: protein MQIIYQYHDVSASSSLEAIAKDKLESLQKKFNFVHRADVFFKVQNRTDDKEQICDIRLSLPGPRVFASTNAETFEAAIAETLRDLEIQLNKTKDKMGAR, encoded by the coding sequence ATGCAAATTATATATCAATATCACGATGTGTCTGCAAGCAGTAGCTTAGAGGCCATCGCAAAAGACAAACTAGAAAGCTTACAGAAAAAATTCAATTTTGTCCATCGGGCAGATGTATTTTTTAAAGTACAAAACCGAACGGATGATAAAGAACAAATTTGTGACATACGCTTAAGTTTGCCTGGCCCAAGGGTATTTGCATCCACAAATGCAGAAACATTTGAAGCCGCTATTGCTGAAACTCTTCGAGACTTAGAGATTCAGCTAAACAAGACAAAAGATAAAATGGGAGCTAGATAA
- a CDS encoding YihY/virulence factor BrkB family protein, producing the protein MEQLQTTHQFSIKELPSLIKETYTSWMADDPFRLSAIVAYYTVLALPALLVIIINVIGAIWGVEIVQGQLTDEISAALGKDAASAIENIISETQNSESNFLSTVIGIGTLLFGATGVFYQLKISLNEIWKIKTNPNAKIWKIITDRALSFAFILVIGFLLLVSFIVTAAISALNSYIRDALPDVLLYIAYILDFVLSVGIISVLFALMFKYLPDAKIKWRTVWIGAILTAILFVVGKLLLGIYFGQADPGSTYGATGSIVLILLWVSYSSLILFFGAEFTYVYAKRYGKGIEPKTIGIIKE; encoded by the coding sequence ATGGAGCAATTACAAACAACACATCAATTTAGCATTAAAGAACTTCCTTCTTTAATAAAAGAAACATACACCTCTTGGATGGCCGACGATCCGTTTAGGCTTAGTGCTATTGTGGCGTACTATACCGTATTGGCACTACCCGCTTTATTGGTGATTATAATAAATGTAATTGGTGCTATTTGGGGTGTTGAGATTGTACAAGGACAATTAACCGATGAAATTTCGGCCGCATTAGGTAAAGATGCCGCAAGTGCCATAGAGAATATTATTAGTGAAACTCAAAATTCAGAAAGTAATTTTCTGTCTACAGTTATAGGTATTGGTACGCTACTTTTTGGTGCAACTGGTGTATTTTATCAGCTAAAAATATCGCTTAACGAAATCTGGAAAATTAAAACCAATCCTAATGCTAAAATCTGGAAAATTATTACCGATCGTGCCTTGAGCTTTGCCTTCATATTGGTTATAGGTTTTTTACTTTTAGTTAGTTTTATAGTTACAGCAGCCATTAGCGCATTAAATAGTTATATACGCGATGCCTTACCAGATGTTCTATTATACATCGCTTACATATTAGATTTTGTATTATCTGTGGGTATTATTTCTGTGCTTTTTGCTTTAATGTTTAAGTACTTACCCGATGCTAAAATTAAATGGCGAACTGTATGGATTGGTGCTATACTTACCGCCATACTCTTTGTAGTTGGTAAATTATTATTAGGTATTTATTTCGGTCAAGCCGATCCGGGTTCTACCTATGGCGCAACCGGAAGTATTGTTCTAATTTTGTTATGGGTATCTTATTCATCCCTTATTCTGTTCTTTGGTGCCGAATTCACCTATGTCTATGCAAAACGTTATGGTAAAGGCATTGAACCGAAGACTATCGGTATTATAAAAGAATAA
- the mscL gene encoding large conductance mechanosensitive channel protein MscL has product MTLFKEFKEFAVKGNMMDMAVGIIIGAAFNKVIDVLAKKVILPPLTLLTSGVNFKDQRLILKDAVLDATGKILTDEVAIGYGALGEALIDFLIIGFTIFIVVKFMNKLRNKAQDSEDKTVATPKDIELLGRLTDLMEEQNKLLKSK; this is encoded by the coding sequence ATGACATTATTTAAAGAGTTTAAAGAATTTGCTGTAAAAGGCAATATGATGGATATGGCAGTCGGTATTATTATTGGTGCTGCATTTAACAAAGTAATCGATGTTCTGGCGAAAAAAGTAATTTTACCACCATTGACTTTATTAACCAGCGGCGTTAATTTTAAAGATCAACGGCTAATTCTTAAAGATGCGGTTTTAGATGCAACAGGGAAAATATTAACCGATGAGGTTGCTATTGGTTATGGCGCATTAGGTGAAGCTTTAATCGATTTTTTAATTATAGGTTTTACTATTTTTATTGTAGTAAAATTTATGAATAAATTACGAAATAAAGCACAAGATTCTGAAGATAAAACAGTGGCAACACCAAAGGATATTGAGTTGTTAGGGCGTCTTACTGATTTAATGGAAGAGCAGAATAAGTTATTAAAATCGAAGTAG
- a CDS encoding DUF3307 domain-containing protein, which produces MIILFIKLILAHFIGDFLLQPQKWVEHKESRKHKSKYLYYHILVHFAALLVVLQFNFEYWLGFLIIILSHYIIDLIKLKLKTKSNARLLFGLDQLAHLIVIAIVVSVYKPYALNINSLYNPKFLLLITAILGVTVVSSIIMKTVISKWYFKENNSNLSLENAGAFIGILERLFVFVLIISQHWTGIGFLIAAKSVLRFSDLSKAKDRKLTEYILIGTLLSYGLAVIFGISYEYLLGLLG; this is translated from the coding sequence ATGATTATACTCTTTATTAAACTCATACTTGCTCATTTTATAGGCGATTTCCTGCTTCAACCACAAAAATGGGTAGAACATAAAGAATCTCGCAAGCACAAATCTAAATACTTATATTATCATATTTTAGTGCATTTTGCAGCTTTACTTGTCGTTTTGCAATTCAATTTCGAATATTGGCTCGGTTTTCTAATTATCATCTTATCTCATTACATTATAGACCTCATCAAACTTAAACTAAAAACAAAATCTAATGCTAGATTATTATTTGGTTTAGACCAACTAGCACATTTAATAGTAATCGCCATTGTTGTTAGTGTTTATAAGCCTTACGCCTTAAACATTAACTCATTATACAACCCTAAATTCTTATTACTAATTACGGCTATATTAGGCGTAACAGTGGTTTCTTCAATTATTATGAAAACCGTAATATCAAAATGGTATTTTAAAGAAAATAACAGTAATTTATCTTTAGAAAACGCTGGTGCTTTTATTGGTATCCTTGAACGTCTTTTTGTGTTTGTTTTAATAATTTCTCAACACTGGACAGGTATTGGCTTTTTGATTGCCGCAAAGTCAGTGCTTCGTTTTAGTGATTTGTCTAAAGCAAAAGATAGAAAACTTACAGAATACATTCTTATAGGAACTTTATTAAGCTATGGTTTAGCTGTTATTTTCGGAATAAGTTATGAGTACCTATTAGGCTTACTTGGATAA
- a CDS encoding SatD family protein, protein MISIITGDIINSKSSEPKKWLNTLKEVLNQYGKQPTQWDVFRGDSFQLETKPEQALKAAILIKSSIKQFKKIDVRIAIGLGEKTYSSDKITESNGTAYINSGECFDDLKKTTLAIKSPFEHFDLQTNIMFELALLTINNWTTTSAKLIKMALENPELTQVELAAHFNTTQSNISKGLKRGGFDEISKLLNYYNAQVKTL, encoded by the coding sequence ATGATTAGCATAATAACGGGAGATATTATAAATTCAAAATCTAGCGAGCCCAAAAAATGGCTAAATACGCTTAAAGAAGTTTTGAACCAATATGGTAAACAGCCTACGCAGTGGGACGTTTTTAGAGGTGATAGTTTCCAATTAGAAACCAAGCCGGAACAAGCATTAAAAGCGGCTATTTTAATAAAATCGAGTATAAAACAATTCAAAAAAATTGATGTTAGAATTGCGATAGGTCTTGGAGAAAAAACATATTCCTCCGATAAAATAACCGAGTCTAACGGCACGGCTTATATTAATTCTGGTGAATGTTTTGACGACTTAAAAAAAACAACACTTGCTATAAAATCTCCTTTTGAGCATTTTGATCTACAAACCAATATTATGTTTGAATTGGCTTTGCTTACCATAAATAATTGGACAACAACCTCAGCTAAACTCATTAAAATGGCTTTAGAAAATCCCGAACTTACACAAGTGGAACTTGCAGCACACTTTAACACTACGCAAAGTAATATTAGCAAAGGACTGAAACGTGGTGGTTTCGATGAAATTTCCAAACTATTAAACTACTACAACGCACAAGTAAAAACATTATGA